In the Balaenoptera musculus isolate JJ_BM4_2016_0621 chromosome 20, mBalMus1.pri.v3, whole genome shotgun sequence genome, GCCGGGAATGTTGCATGTAAACTTGCCGCTGGTCGCGTCGTAGTTGTTGCCTAGGTTGGTGACCACGTCGTCGAACTTGAGCACCTCGTAACCCTCGTGAGGGTTCTTGAGGCCGGCGTAGAAGGCCACGCGCGGCACCGTGGTATAGGTGGCCGTGCTGATGGCGCCGCTGCCCCCCGCGCCCGGCAGCCCGGGAGGGCCGGTCTTGCCCGGCTCACCCTTCTCCCCGGGTGGCCCCACAGGACCCGGAGGACCCGGGTTCCCCGGGGGCCCGGGAGGGCCCGGCTTGCCTGTGCGTCCCGGCTTCCCCTGGGGGCCCTGCACCAGCGTGGAGGGCGGGGGCGCGCCGCTCTGCTCGCTCAGGGCGTCGCCGCCGTCGGGCCGCGCGCCGGCGCCGGGGCCCCGCGCGGGGTAGGGGTCGCACACCATGCGGCAGGTGCCCAGCATCTCGTAGTGGCCATCCGGGCCGCCCGAGCTCACGAGCACGGGGATGAGCACCACCAGCACCAGCAGCATCACCACGCCCGCGGCAGCTGCCAGCAGCGTCTTC is a window encoding:
- the C1QL1 gene encoding C1q-related factor, with the protein product MLLVLVVLIPVLVSSGGPDGHYEMLGTCRMVCDPYPARGPGAGARPDGGDALSEQSGAPPPSTLVQGPQGKPGRTGKPGPPGPPGNPGPPGPVGPPGEKGEPGKTGPPGLPGAGGSGAISTATYTTVPRVAFYAGLKNPHEGYEVLKFDDVVTNLGNNYDATSGKFTCNIPGTYFFTYHVLMRGGDGTSMWADLCKNGQVRASAIAQDADQNYDYASNSVILHLDAGDEVFIKLDGGKAHGGNSNKYSTFSGFIIYSD